GTCCGACGACATGGGTAACAGTTCAAGATGTCCGCAGGGAGGACCTGCGGATGCCATGGATGGAGAGCTGTTCTGTGGATGAACGGAAGCGGTTTTTGAGGGCGGCCTTGTCGAAAGAAGAGAGCTTTTCGCGCTTGTTTCGTGGCTTCGGGATCAGCCGGAAGACTGGGTACAAGTGGCTTGAGCGCTATGAGCGGTTTGGCGGCGCTGGGCTGTTGGAGCGCAGTCGTCGTCCGCTGCACAGTCCACATGCCTTGAGCGATGAGGTTTTGGAGCGTTGTCTTTCAGTTCGTCGACTTCACCCGACCTAGGGTCCGCGCAAAGTTCTGGCGTGGTTGAAGCTGGACGATCCGGCGACGGTGTGACCGGTTGCGAGTACGATCGGCGAGGTGTTCGATCGAGCGGGCTTGACGGTGCGTCGCCGTTGCCGTCGTCGCACGCCAGCCTACAGTTCGCCCTTTGCCGCCTGTGAGTTGGCCAACGACGTCTGGACGATCGACTTCAAGGGCTGGCTCCGCACGAATGATGGCCGTCGCTGTGACCCCTTGACGCTGATGGATGCCCGGGCGCGTTATCTGCTTCGCTGCCAGGCTTTGTCGCGGCTCGACTTCGGGCATGTCTGG
The Alphaproteobacteria bacterium genome window above contains:
- a CDS encoding leucine zipper domain-containing protein, encoding MESCSVDERKRFLRAALSKEESFSRLFRGFGISRKTGYKWLERYERFGGAGLLERSRRPLHSPHALSDEVLERCLSVRRLHPT